GCAGACGACCGGTACGCTGTTCGATATGCCGGTGGACTTCCGCGTGGAGACGGCGTCCGGGGACTTCGACTTCTCGGAGCGGATCTCCGGCGCGGAAGAAACGGTGTCGTTTGTGGTACCGGACGCGCCCACCGGGTTCGTCGTCGACCCGAACGACTGGATTCTGGACGAGCAGAGCCTTGCGCCGACCTCGGTCGACTTCGGGCCGGAGACGACGCCCGCGCTCACACTGCTGGCACCCCGGCCGAACCCCTTCTCCGGGCTGACGGAGATCCGATACCAGCTTTCGGCGAGGGGGGAGACCGCGCTGGAGATCGTGGATGTCGCGGGGAGGCGCGTGCGGTCGCTGGTCGCGGGCGTGGCGCAGCCCGGCGCGCGGAAGGCGTACTGGGACCGGCGGGACGACTCCGGCGCCCGAGTTGCGCCCGGCGTGTACTGGGTGCGCCTTGCGGCCCCGGACGGCGTGATGTCCCGCAAACTGGTGGTGGCGGACTGACGGGGAGGATCCCTCCGCCTCCCTCTCCTCCTACTGGCCGGATATTCCTGACCCATGTATCTTGAATAGTCCGTCCCGGCCGGGGCTACCCCGGCCCCCATCATCCCACGGGAGGCTCTGCCATGTTCGGGAAGCGAGACACCGATGTTCTTGTCGTGGGGGCCGGCCCGGTCGGGCTCTTGACGGCCCTGCAATTGGAGAAGCGCGGCGTTCGAGTAGAGATCTACGACAAGGACTGGCGGACCGCCGCCCACAGCTACGGACTGGCTCTGCACGGGCACTCGCTGGCACTCCTCGACGAGGTGGGGGTTCTTCCCGAGCTTCTGGAAGAGGGGCGAAAGGTCCTCCGCATGGAGTTCCACGATGCGGACGGGAAGAAGGCGGAGATTGACTTCTCGCGTCTCGGCGGGGACTACCCCTTCGTACTGGCGCTGGCTCAGAGCGCCATCGAGGACAGTCTGGAGAACCGTCTTCGGGAGAAGCACATCCCCGTGCACTGGAACCATCGCGTGCAGACACTCGCCGACGATGGCACCCGGGTGCTGGTGGATGTGGCGAAACTCGACAAGGTGA
This DNA window, taken from Gemmatimonadota bacterium, encodes the following:
- a CDS encoding FlgD immunoglobulin-like domain containing protein, encoding QTTGTLFDMPVDFRVETASGDFDFSERISGAEETVSFVVPDAPTGFVVDPNDWILDEQSLAPTSVDFGPETTPALTLLAPRPNPFSGLTEIRYQLSARGETALEIVDVAGRRVRSLVAGVAQPGARKAYWDRRDDSGARVAPGVYWVRLAAPDGVMSRKLVVAD